The genomic DNA GGAATGGCCGTCTACAAGAGCTTCGAAGCCGCGGCGGTGGCGCGAAGCGGCGTGGCCGTGTTGCCGCAGCGCGGGGAGCAGCACATCGGCCACGGACACGCCGTCCTGGCCGTCGGCTACGACGACGGCGCGCGCCGGCTCCTTGCCCGGAACTCGTGGGGCGAAGGGTGGGGGCAGCGCGGCTACTTTACCCTTCCGTACGCCTACCTCGCCGACCCGCATCTCAGCGACGATTTCTGGACAATTCGGGCCGTCACGCGATGACCGCATAGCCGCCTCCGCGCCGCGATCGGCAGGACCTTCCGACACTCCACCGAAAGGGGCTCGTCACAGACCACGGTGGAAGTGGGCCCGCCGAACGGCGGATGCGGGCCCGTTCCGGGGAAATGCGCATGCCCGATCGTCCAGGTGTCGTGACGTTTGTCCTCACCGACATCGAGGGTTCCACAAATCTGCTGCAGCACCACGGCGACGCCCGCTACGCCGAGCTCCTGGACGAGCACCGGCGAATTCTGCGCGCCGCGTTCACGGGGCAGGGCGGCCGCGAGGTCGACACCGACGGGGACGCGATCCTCGTCGCGTTCTCGAGCGCCCGGGCGGCTGTCGTGGCCGCGGTGACCGCGCAGCGGGCGCTCCTCGGCCACCCGTGGCCGACCGACGCGAGGCTGCGGGTGCGCATGGGCGTGCACACCGGCGAGCCCGTGCGCGTGGCCGGGAAGTATGTCGGCCTGGATGTCCACCGCGCCGTCCGGATCTGCAACGCCGCGCACGGCGGGCAAATCCTCCTCTCGCGTGCGACCCTGCACCTCGTGGAAGATGCGCTGCCGCCCGAGGTCGCGGTCCGCGACCTCGGGACGCACCGGCTCAAGGACTTGCGGGAGCCCGAGCATCTCTTCCAGGTCACGCACCCGGAGCTCGAGGCGGAGTTTCCGCCGCTGCGCTCGTTCCCCGTCGAACGCCACAACCTGCCGCAGGAGCTGTCCAGCTTCGTGGGCCGAGACCTGGAACGCGCCGAGGTCGGCCAGCTGCTATCGACCGCCCGTCTCGTCACGTTGACGGGGACGGGCGGGTGCGGGAAAACGCGGCTTGCGCTGCGCGTCGCCGCAGAGGTCGTGCCGCGCTATGCGGACGGCGTGTGGCTCGTCGAGCTTGCACCGCTGACCGACCCCGCACTGGTCCTGCAGACCGTCGCGTCCACCCTGGGGGTGCGGGAGATCCCCGGCCGGCCCTGGTTGTCGAGCCTGACCGACGCGCTGCGCGACCGGACGATGTTGCTCGTGATCGACAACTGCGAGCACCTGATCGACGCGTGCGCGCACGTGATCGACGCGATCCTGGGCGCGTGCCCCGGCGTGGGGGTGCTGGCCACGAGTCGCGAGTCGCTACGGATCGCGGGAGAGCGGATGTGGCGGGTGCCGTCTCTGTCGCTGCTCGGGTCGGGCGCGACGGCGACCGCCGCGGCGGGGAGCGAAGCGGTGCGGCTGTTTCTGGACCGCGCCGCGGCCGTGCAGCCTTCGTTCGCCATCACGTCCCAGAACGCGGGGGCCGTGCTGGAGGTGTGCCGTCGGCTGGACGGAATCCCGCTTGCGATCGAGTTGGCCGCCGCCCGCGTCGCGGCGCTCCCGGTATCGGAGATTGCACGGCGTCTCGGCGACCAGCTTTCGTTGTTGAACCAGGGGAGCCGGACGGCGCTTCCCCGGCATCGGACCCTGCAAGCGGTCATGGACTGGGGCTATCATCTGCTCTCGGGAGGCGAGCAGGCGCTGCTGCGCCGCCTGGCCGTGTTCGCCGGGGGGTGGACGCTCGAAGCGGCCGAGGCGGTGTGCGGCGGCAGGGACGAGGCGCCCCTTGCGGTGCTGGACCTGCTGACCCAGCTCGTCCTGAAGTCCTTGGTGCTCATGGACGAGCAGGATGCGAACGTGCGCTACCGGTTCCTCGAGACGGTGCGGCAGTACAGCGTGGCCAGGCTCAGGGAGTCGGGCGAGGAGGCGGCCGTGCGCGAGCGCCACCTCGACTGGTTCTTGGGGCTCGCGGAGCGGGCCGCGCCCGAGCTGGTCGGCTCGACGCAGGCGGCATGGTTCGACCGGCTCGAAGCCGAGCACGACAACCTCCGGGCGGCGCTCGAGTGGGCGCTCCAGAGCGGCCGCACCGAGGCGGGGCTGCGCCTGATCGGCGCGGCGTGGCGGTTCTGGTTCGTGCGCGGATACTTTGCCGAGGGCCGCGGATGGCTGGAGTCGCTCTTGCGCGTCGGAGAGAGCACCCCGGCGGTGGTGCGCGCGGATGCGCTCAACGCCGCCGGTAACCTGGCCGTCTTTGGTCAGGGAGACTACGCGGCGGGGCGGCGGTTCTACGAGCACGGCCTCGCGCTGTGGAAGCAGACCGGCGACGGCCGCGGCGTCGCGAGGATCCTGGGCAACTTGGCGTTTGTTGCCGCCGGCGAGGGAGATCCGGTTGCGGAACGCGCGCTTCTCGACGAGAGCCTCGCCCTGCGGCGGGAGCTCGGCGACCAGTGGGGCGTGGCGCTCGCGCTCCACAACCTCGGCCGCGCGGCGTTCCGTCATGGGGACTACGGCGAGGCCGCCGCACTCTTGGCTGAGGCGCTCGACATCTGGCAGGGCCATGGGGACAAGCAGCACATCGCGATGGCGCTCACGAACCTCGGGTTGGTGGCGTCCCGGCAGGGCGACTATGCTCGGGCGCGCGCGCTGCTCGCCGAGGGGCTCGTCTTGCGCCGAGAGCTCGGCGACAAGCCCGGGCTCGCGTACCAACTCGAAGGGTTCGCGGGACTCGCCGCGGCGCAGGGAGAGGCGGTCCGGGCGGCCAGGTTGTTCGGCGCCGCGGAGGCGCTGCGCGAGGCGATCGCGGCGCCGTTGTTGCCGTCCGACCGTCCCGACTACGACCGTGACGTGGCGGCGGCCCGCGCGACGATACCGCCGCGCGAGTTTGCGGACGCGTGGGCGTTGGGACGCGCGACGGCGTTGGACGACGCCATCGCCGAGGCGGAGCGCGACTGAGCAGGAGAAGCGTGCGCTCCGGATGAACTGGCAGTGCGCAACACAGACACGACAACGATCGGTGCGGCGCCGGCCGGTAGGGTAAACGGCGCGCGGATGGGGGAGGAACGGAACGATGGGGAACAACGGCGCGGGAGCGGCCAAACCGAACCTCAGGGGCAAACGGAAGACGCGCGCGATCACGAAGCGGGGCAAGACGGCTCGCGCAGGCGCAAAGAAGAGCGCGGCGAAGGGACGCAAGCGCCGGTAACCGTCGCCCCCGGCATTTCGAGTGCCCTTTCCGAACCACCGGCCACCGGCCCGGTGCATCACGGCGCCCGGCGGATCCCTACGAACCCGAGGACATGTACGTCATGCGCCGATTGAACCACTCCCTGCGGGCTGGCACCGCTCCGTGCGGCGATCGCGTCCGGGAGGGTCCGGCGACCGCGCCGCGCAAGGGATTGAGTGAGCGGAGGCTAAGGTTCCCGCTCTTGCTCTGCAGGTCGAGACGGGCGGACGAGCTGTTCGAGAAGCCCGCGCAGCTCGTCGATACGTCCTTCCAATCGTCCGACGTGTGCGTCCATGTAGCAGCCGTTCAAGATGATCTTCACGGAGACGAGCAGGACGCCCGCCTCGAGAAACAGGTCGTGGTTGAATCCCTTGACCACCAGCGCAGACAGGAACAGGACAAACGTGAGGATGATGACGACCATCGAGGCGCGGTCGAGATAGGTGGCCGTCGAACCCGTGCGTCGCTCCATAGTGTCCTCCAATCTCCGTCCGACGTGTCGTTCCCCGTGATAGAGGGGCGTTCCCCCCGGCGATCGGGGCACGGGTCATTTGGTTCATGACGATGACGTACCAGCCCATTTCGTTGGGATCTTCAACAGCCGCGCGAGCCGATACCGAAGCCAGATCGTCACTAGCGCGAGGAGCACGAGCGCGGCGACCGTCCAGTAGAGAACAGTTCGGGCCTCCGCAACACCGTATCCCAGCGCGACGAGAAGGATGTCGGTCGGCAGAATGCTCACGGCAGTCGCCCACAGGAACGTCGTCCACCGGACGGACGTCAGACCGAGCGCGAAATTCAACAGGCTATACGGTAGGAGCGGGATGAACTGAATCAAGAGAACGGCTCCCCACCCCCCTTGTTCCACCGTGTTGTCGACCCATTCCATCGCACCCGCGGGCACGACACGCTGAGCCACCGCGCGCCCCACCAGGCGCGCGATCCCAAAGGCGAGACACGCACTTCCCATTGCACCGGCGATCGACACGAGTAGGCCGTTCCAAAACCCGAACACGGCCCCGTTCGTCACGATGATCAGATCGGTCGGAAAAGGGAGAAAGGTATTGACGATGGTGACGAGGATCGATGTCGCAGGCGCCCATGGGCCCCACTGCACGGCGGCCGTCCGGACGTGGTCGATGGTGACCCGAGACCAGGTGCCGAGCGTATGGAGCCACCCGGGCTCGACCAGAGTCGATGCGAGACCCCAGTGCACCTCCGAGCACCTCCGGCACGCTCGGACAGAGAATCGCTCATCCCGCAACACGCGGTGGTATCCGAAAGAGATAGTTCACACTGCCAGACGCGACTCCTGGTATCTTGAGGCGGGGCCGCGTTGCCACCGCCCCCGTCCAATCTTGGCGCTGAGGAGGAGGTGGTGTGCCGTCCACACGAAAGTGAATGTTCGGACGTTGTCGAGAGGTGCTGGATGCAGCGGGTGTTCATGCTGTCGTTGCTCGGCGTTCTTGTGGTGCTGCCTGTTCGCGTCGCGGCTGCTCCGACCGCAGCGCACGATCCTGCCGAAAGCGAGGTGCACGAGATGTCGGCGCCCCAAGCTGCGACGAACACCGCGCCCCAGAACCCGATCGCGATCATCCACACGACGGCCGGGGACATGCGGTGCGAGCTCTACCCCGGCAAAGCACCCCTGGCCGTGGCAAATTTCATCGGGTTGGCCACCGGGGACAAGGATTGGACGAACCCTGCGACGGGCAAGATCGAGCATCATCGGCCGATGTACGACGGGGTCATCTTCCACCGAGTGATTCCGGGGTTCATGATCCAGGGCGGCGATCCACTCGGGACCGGCACGGGCGGTCCGGGCTACAAGTTTCAGGACGAGCTGCACACCGATCTGCTTTTTGACCGTCCCGGACGGCTGGCCATGGCCAACGCCGGCCCCAACACGAACGGGTCGCAGTTCTTCATCACCGAGGAAGCGCAGCCCGGCCTGAACCCCCAGAACGGTGCCGGCTACACCATCTTCGGTCAGTGCGACGACAAGGCGGTCGCGCTGGTCAAGAAGATCGCACGCATGCCCCGGGATGCGCGCGATCGCCCGCTTCAGCCGGTCAAGATCGTGCACATCGAGATCGTGAAGCCCGTCAAGAGCAATTGACCCCGCCCGTGTCTCTTTCTGTTAGAGTGGTGGTAGAGGGCGATTTCCTGGGTGGTGGCTGATGCCAGAGTCTGTGCGTGCAAAGGCCGGGCTTCCCTGGCCGGTCACGGGGACCTACCGGTGTGACAAGTGCCATGCCACCGTGGAGGGCGTTGCAGGCGCCATTACATCTCGCTGCGCCACGCCCCATGGCACGAACCAACGGCCGTGCAACTGCGCGTATTTCGTCCTCATCAAGCGTCCTGCCGCAGCATAACAGCATGGTCTCGTAGGAAAGCCCCACTCCACGTTAGGCGGGGATTGATTGGGTTATAGGCTCTGTGCCCAAGCGCGCACCGCCGACAAGGAGGAAGAGGCCGGAGAGCACGTAGCCCCACCACCGGGTGTCATCCCGCCAGGAGCGCTCACCGCGGGCGCGGAAGGGGGGATGCGGTGCCGCGTATCTGCCACCGGATCGGGGGACGAGACCGCCCATGGGTGAGCCTGCTGTATTGAGCCCCGCATCGCTGGACGAGATTCGCGCGGCACAGGCGCGGATTGCCGGAAGCGCCATCCGTACTCCACTGATTCCCCTGAACCTCGAGGGCGCTCCCGCGAAGATCTACCTGAAGCTGGAGAACCTGCAGCCCATCGGATCGTTCAAGCTGCGGGGAGCGGGGAACGCGATCAGACGGGCAGATCCGCAATCGCTGCGGCGCGGCATTTGGACGGCGAGCGCCGGCAACATGGCGCAGGCGGTCGCCTGGTATGCGCGGCAGGTCGGCGTGGACTGCACGGTCGTGGTCCCGGATCATGCCCCGGCGATCAAACTCGAGGCGATCACCCGACTGGGGGCGCGCCCGATCAAGGTACCGGTCGCCCGGTGGCTCGAAGTGTTTCGGACGCGGCAGTTCGAGGGGCTGGAGGGGTTCTTCGTGCACCCGTTCAGCGACGCGGCGGTGATCGCCGGGAACGGGACGGTCGGAATCGAGATCCTGGAGGATCTGCCGCGCGTGGACGCCGTGGTCGTCCCCTACGGCGGCGGCGGGCTGGCCTGCGGCATCGCCTGTGCGCTGCGCGCCCTGAGCCCCGCCACCAAGATGTTCGCGGCCGAGGTTGCGACTGCGGCCCCGCTCGCCCCATCGATGGCGGCCGGGCACCCGGTCACCGTGGACTACGTTGCGAGCTTCGTGGACGGGATCGGGACTCCGGCGCTCTTTCCCGAGATGTGGGAACTGGCCCGCCGGCTCCTCGACGGCGCGATCGTGGCGTCGCTCGACCAGATCGCCGCGGCGATCCGCCTGCTGGTCGAACGGCACCACATCGTGGCGGAGGGTGCGGGCGCGTCCGGGGTCGCGGCCGCGTTGACGGGTGCAGCAGGGAGCGGTACCGTCGTGTGCATCGTGTCCGGGGGCAACATCGACGTGCGCAAGCTGACCACGATCTTGGAGGGGCACACGCCGGCGGGTTGAGTGCTCGACCTCCGGGCCCAGACGCCTGCCGGAGGCCGCAGCGCATCCGTGCGCCGGCAACCCGGACGGAGCGCGAGGGGGGATCGCAGTGATCGTGGACGTGCACGCGCACTTCTACCCCGACGGCTACATGGACGCGCTCACCCGGGGTCCGGAGCCGTACGCGCTGACGCAGGACGCGCTCGGCCGCACGATCCTCGCGCTGCACGGCGAACGCATCGTCACGATGACCGCGCAGATGACCAGCCCGGAGCGGCGCATCGAGGAGATGGCGAAGCTCGGCGTCGACCTTCAGGTCGTGTCCATTACGATCCCGAGCGTGTACATCGGGCCGGCGACGCGGCGCCGCGACCTGGCGCGGCGGGCCAACGACGGCATCGCCGAGTTCGTCGGCCGCCATCCCCGTCACTTCGCGGGCCTGGCGAGCCTGCCGCTTCCGGACCCCGGCGCCGCGGTCACGGAGTTGGAGCGGGCGGTGACCGAACTCGGGCTGGTCGGCGCCCTGATCGGCAGCAACGTGGACGGCCGGTATCTCGACGACCCGGCGTTCTTCCCGCTGTATGAGCGCGCCCAGGCGCTCGACGTCCCGCTCCTCGTGCACCCGATGCCGCCCGCGTTGCCGGATGCCACATTTGCGCCGGGCCTCGTGCCGCTCCTCGGCTTCGTGTTCAACACCTCCGCGAGCGTCGCGCGGATGGTATTCGCCGGCGTCTTCGAGCGGCTGCCGCGTCTCAGTGTGGTGGTCGGGCACCTCGGGGGGACGTTGCCCTACCTGATGCAGCGTCTCGACAACGGGTATCACGCCTACCCGGAGATCCGCGACCGCATCCCGCAGCCGCCGAGTCACTACCTACGGCGGTTGTACTACGACACGGTGTCGTTCTCGGTCCCGTCGCTCCAGTGCGCCCTGGGTACGGTGGGCGCCGAGCAGCTCGTGATGGGCACCGACTATCCGCACGTCATCGGCGACGTCGCCGGTGCCTTCGACACGATTAGGGCGCTCGATCTCTCCCCCGCCGCTGTCGACGGCATCATGGGCGGAACGGCCGCGCGCCTCTTCCTGCGCCCGGCGCGGCGGTAGCGCCGCGTTTTTGCGGGAGCGATCGGTCAAGGCGACGAAATATGCCGCCGCGCCGAGCGCGCCTGGGGGACTCCGAATGGATGGAAGACACGTAGAGGGCGCTGCGGGTGGCGGGGCGACGCCGCTCCGAGCCGTCGTCTGGCGGCGTCACCGGGACAATGCGAGCCTGGAGTACGCCGTGCTCTCGCAACTCAAGACGGGCTACGAGATCACGGGCGAGATCGTGACCGCGCACGAAGGAGAACCGCTGCGGGTGGCCTACCGGCTTCGATGCGGACCGGACTGGCGATCGCGCGCGCTCACCATCGAACAGCGCCGCGGGTCGAGGGCGTCGACGTTGCGCCTTTCGGTTGGTGTAGGCGGTCGGTGGCGCATGAACGGGGAGCAGGTCCATGGACTCGCGGGGTGCACGGACGTCGACTTGGCCCTCAGCCCTTCCACGAACGCCCTGCCGATCAACCGCCTCCGGCTCGCGGTCGGCGAGAAGGCCGAGATCGTGGCCGCCTGGGTGTTGGTCCCGGGCCTGGAGGTGGTGCCGGCCAGGCAATCCTACGAACGCCGGGCCGAACGGACCTACCGATACGAGAGTCGGGACAGCGGGTTCCGCGCGGACGTCGAGGTCGACGAGTTCGGTCTCCCGATCCGCTATCAGGACATCTGGGAGCGCATCGCCGAAGGGTCTTGACGCCCCAAGACCGGCCGGCGTCCCCGCGCCCGAGCAGCGGACGCGAAGGAGCAGATGGCAGTGCGAAGCGCGTACTTGGAGCAACTCACGTGGGACGAGGCGGAACCGCTCCTGCGGGCCGATCCGCTCGTCGTCGTGCCGATCGGCGCCGCCGCGAAGGAGCACGGGCCGC from bacterium includes the following:
- a CDS encoding tetratricopeptide repeat protein; amino-acid sequence: MPDRPGVVTFVLTDIEGSTNLLQHHGDARYAELLDEHRRILRAAFTGQGGREVDTDGDAILVAFSSARAAVVAAVTAQRALLGHPWPTDARLRVRMGVHTGEPVRVAGKYVGLDVHRAVRICNAAHGGQILLSRATLHLVEDALPPEVAVRDLGTHRLKDLREPEHLFQVTHPELEAEFPPLRSFPVERHNLPQELSSFVGRDLERAEVGQLLSTARLVTLTGTGGCGKTRLALRVAAEVVPRYADGVWLVELAPLTDPALVLQTVASTLGVREIPGRPWLSSLTDALRDRTMLLVIDNCEHLIDACAHVIDAILGACPGVGVLATSRESLRIAGERMWRVPSLSLLGSGATATAAAGSEAVRLFLDRAAAVQPSFAITSQNAGAVLEVCRRLDGIPLAIELAAARVAALPVSEIARRLGDQLSLLNQGSRTALPRHRTLQAVMDWGYHLLSGGEQALLRRLAVFAGGWTLEAAEAVCGGRDEAPLAVLDLLTQLVLKSLVLMDEQDANVRYRFLETVRQYSVARLRESGEEAAVRERHLDWFLGLAERAAPELVGSTQAAWFDRLEAEHDNLRAALEWALQSGRTEAGLRLIGAAWRFWFVRGYFAEGRGWLESLLRVGESTPAVVRADALNAAGNLAVFGQGDYAAGRRFYEHGLALWKQTGDGRGVARILGNLAFVAAGEGDPVAERALLDESLALRRELGDQWGVALALHNLGRAAFRHGDYGEAAALLAEALDIWQGHGDKQHIAMALTNLGLVASRQGDYARARALLAEGLVLRRELGDKPGLAYQLEGFAGLAAAQGEAVRAARLFGAAEALREAIAAPLLPSDRPDYDRDVAAARATIPPREFADAWALGRATALDDAIAEAERD
- a CDS encoding VTT domain-containing protein, with amino-acid sequence MHWGLASTLVEPGWLHTLGTWSRVTIDHVRTAAVQWGPWAPATSILVTIVNTFLPFPTDLIIVTNGAVFGFWNGLLVSIAGAMGSACLAFGIARLVGRAVAQRVVPAGAMEWVDNTVEQGGWGAVLLIQFIPLLPYSLLNFALGLTSVRWTTFLWATAVSILPTDILLVALGYGVAEARTVLYWTVAALVLLALVTIWLRYRLARLLKIPTKWAGTSSS
- a CDS encoding peptidylprolyl isomerase — translated: MQRVFMLSLLGVLVVLPVRVAAAPTAAHDPAESEVHEMSAPQAATNTAPQNPIAIIHTTAGDMRCELYPGKAPLAVANFIGLATGDKDWTNPATGKIEHHRPMYDGVIFHRVIPGFMIQGGDPLGTGTGGPGYKFQDELHTDLLFDRPGRLAMANAGPNTNGSQFFITEEAQPGLNPQNGAGYTIFGQCDDKAVALVKKIARMPRDARDRPLQPVKIVHIEIVKPVKSN
- a CDS encoding threonine/serine dehydratase, whose translation is MGEPAVLSPASLDEIRAAQARIAGSAIRTPLIPLNLEGAPAKIYLKLENLQPIGSFKLRGAGNAIRRADPQSLRRGIWTASAGNMAQAVAWYARQVGVDCTVVVPDHAPAIKLEAITRLGARPIKVPVARWLEVFRTRQFEGLEGFFVHPFSDAAVIAGNGTVGIEILEDLPRVDAVVVPYGGGGLACGIACALRALSPATKMFAAEVATAAPLAPSMAAGHPVTVDYVASFVDGIGTPALFPEMWELARRLLDGAIVASLDQIAAAIRLLVERHHIVAEGAGASGVAAALTGAAGSGTVVCIVSGGNIDVRKLTTILEGHTPAG
- a CDS encoding amidohydrolase family protein, which gives rise to MIVDVHAHFYPDGYMDALTRGPEPYALTQDALGRTILALHGERIVTMTAQMTSPERRIEEMAKLGVDLQVVSITIPSVYIGPATRRRDLARRANDGIAEFVGRHPRHFAGLASLPLPDPGAAVTELERAVTELGLVGALIGSNVDGRYLDDPAFFPLYERAQALDVPLLVHPMPPALPDATFAPGLVPLLGFVFNTSASVARMVFAGVFERLPRLSVVVGHLGGTLPYLMQRLDNGYHAYPEIRDRIPQPPSHYLRRLYYDTVSFSVPSLQCALGTVGAEQLVMGTDYPHVIGDVAGAFDTIRALDLSPAAVDGIMGGTAARLFLRPARR
- a CDS encoding putative glycolipid-binding domain-containing protein, with the translated sequence MDGRHVEGAAGGGATPLRAVVWRRHRDNASLEYAVLSQLKTGYEITGEIVTAHEGEPLRVAYRLRCGPDWRSRALTIEQRRGSRASTLRLSVGVGGRWRMNGEQVHGLAGCTDVDLALSPSTNALPINRLRLAVGEKAEIVAAWVLVPGLEVVPARQSYERRAERTYRYESRDSGFRADVEVDEFGLPIRYQDIWERIAEGS